Proteins co-encoded in one Astyanax mexicanus isolate ESR-SI-001 chromosome 1, AstMex3_surface, whole genome shotgun sequence genomic window:
- the syncrip gene encoding heterogeneous nuclear ribonucleoprotein Q isoform X1 produces MATEHVNGNGTEEPMDTSAVTHSEHFQTLIEAGLPQKVAEKLDEIYIAGLVAHSDLDERAIEALKEFKEEGALQVLLQFKESDLSHVQNKSAFLCGVMKTHRQREKQGTKVTDSNKGPDETKIKALLERTSYTLDVTTGQRKYGGPPPESVYIGTQPTIGTEIFVGKIPRDLFEDELVPLFEKAGPIWDLRLMMDPLSGLNRGYAFVTFCTKEAALEAVKLCNNHEIRPGKQIGVCISVANNRLFVGSIPKNKTKEQIVEEFAKVTEGLNDVILYHQPDDKKKNRGFCFLEYEDHKTAAQARRRLMSGKVKVWGNVVTVEWADPIEDPDPEVMAKVKVLFVRNLANSVTEEILEKSFGQFGKLERVKKLKDYAFIHFDERDGAVKALEELNGKDLEGENIEIVFAKPPDQKRKERKAQRQAAKTQMYDDYYYYGPPQMPPPARGRGRGGARGGYSYPPDYYGYEDYYDYYGYDYHNYRGGYEDPYFGYEDFQPPAPRGGRGGARGGARGGVSPARGRGGAGPPRGRPGFPQRGGGAGRGPRGGGGIGRGGPAPRVRGVRGARGGRGGNIGGKRKADGYSQPDSKRRQTNNQNWGSQPIAQQPLQGGDHSGNYGYKSDSNQEFYQDSFGQQWK; encoded by the exons ATGGCTACAGAACATGTAAATGGGAACGGTACGGAGGAACCGATGGACACATCTGCAGTTACCCACTCTGAGCACTTCCAGACTTTAATTGAGGCTGGGTTACCACAGAAAGTTGCTGAAAAGCTAGATGAAATTTACATAGCAG GCCTCGTAGCACATAGCGATCTGGATGAACGCGCCATTGAAGCCTTGAAGGAGTTTAAAGAGGAAGGTGCATTGCAGGTTCTGTTACAGTTTAAAGAAAGTGACCTATCTCATGTGCAA aacaaAAGTGCCTTTCTCTGTGGCGTGATGAAGACACATCGACAGAGGGAGAAGCAAGGGACCAAAGTTACAGATTCCAACAAAGGaccagacgaaacaaaaattaaa GCTCTGCTTGAGAGAACCAGCTACACACTCGATGTCACGACGGGGCAGCGCAAATACGGTGGCCCTCCACCAGAGTCTGTCTACATTGGGACCCAGCCCACAATCGGCACAGAG ATATTTGTGGGTAAAATCCCACGAGACCTGTTCGAGGATGAGCTGGTGCCTCTTTTTGAAAAAGCTGGGCCCATCTGGGACCTGCGACTGATGATGGACCCGCTGAGTGGACTGAACCGCGGATATGCATTTGTCACTTTCTGCACTAAAGAGGCGGCACTAGAGGCTGTAAAGCTG TGTAACAATCACGAAATTCGACCAGGAAAGCAGATTGGTGTGTGTATATCGGTGGCCAACAACAGGCTCTTCGTGGGTTCTATTCCTAAGAACAAGACAAAAGAACAGATTGTCGAAGAATTCGCTAAAGTCACAG AGGGCCTGAATGATGTTATCCTGTACCACCAGCCTgatgacaaaaagaaaaacagagggTTCTGTTTCCTGGAGTATGAGGACCACAAGACAGCAGCGCAGGCCAGACGCAGGCTGATGAGTGGGAAGGTGAAAGTTTGGGGGAACGTTGTTACGGTGGAATGGGCTGACCCTATTGAGGACCCTGATCCAGAGGTCATGGCCAAG GTAAAGGTATTGTTTGTCCGGAACCTGGCAAACAGTGTAACAGAAGAAATACTTGAGAAATCCTTCGGCCAGTTCGGGAAGCTGGAACGAGTTAAGAAGCTGAAGGACTACGCTTTTATTCACTTTGACGAGAGGGATGGTGCTGTCAAG GCACTGGAGGAGTTAAATGGGAAGGATTTGGAGGGTGAAAACATTGAGATTGTCTTTGCGAAGCCCCCAGACCAGAAGAGGAAAGAACGCAAGGCCCAGAGACAAGCAGCCAAAACGcaaat GTATGACGATTACTACTACTACGGTCCCCCTCAAATGCCCCCTCCCGCCAGGGGGCGAGGGAGAGGCGGAGCCCGTGGTGGCTACTCCTACCCTCCTGACTATTATGGCTATGAAGATTACTACGACTATTATGGCTATGACTACCACAACTACCGGGGCGGCTACGAAGACCCATACTTTGGCTACGAAGACTTCCAGCCGCCAGCGCCCCGGGGGGGCCGTGGAGGTGCCAGGGGTGGAGCCAGAGGGGGTGTGTCCCCAGCACGAGGCAGAGGAGGGGCGGGCCCTCCACGAGGCAGGCCAGGATTTCCACAGCGTGGAGGCGGAGCTGGGCGTGGCCCGAGGGGTGGAGGAGGCATAGGAAGAGGAGGGCCGGCACCGAGGGTCCGCGGGGTACGTGGTGCGCGGGGTGGACGCGGTGGAAATATAGGAGGCAAGCGCAAAGCCGATGGCTACAGCCAGCCCGATTCCAAACGGCGCCAGACCAATAATCAGAACTGGGGCTCGCAACCTATTGCTCAACAGCCGCTGCAAGGTGGTGATCACTCTGGTAACTATGGTTACAAATCTGACAGCAACCAGGAGTTTTATCAGGATTCTTTTGGGCAACAGTGGAAGTAG
- the syncrip gene encoding heterogeneous nuclear ribonucleoprotein Q isoform X4 — translation MKTHRQREKQGTKVTDSNKGPDETKIKALLERTSYTLDVTTGQRKYGGPPPESVYIGTQPTIGTEIFVGKIPRDLFEDELVPLFEKAGPIWDLRLMMDPLSGLNRGYAFVTFCTKEAALEAVKLCNNHEIRPGKQIGVCISVANNRLFVGSIPKNKTKEQIVEEFAKVTEGLNDVILYHQPDDKKKNRGFCFLEYEDHKTAAQARRRLMSGKVKVWGNVVTVEWADPIEDPDPEVMAKVKVLFVRNLANSVTEEILEKSFGQFGKLERVKKLKDYAFIHFDERDGAVKALEELNGKDLEGENIEIVFAKPPDQKRKERKAQRQAAKTQMYDDYYYYGPPQMPPPARGRGRGGARGGYSYPPDYYGYEDYYDYYGYDYHNYRGGYEDPYFGYEDFQPPAPRGGRGGARGGARGGVSPARGRGGAGPPRGRPGFPQRGGGAGRGPRGGGGIGRGGPAPRVRGVRGARGGRGGNIGGKRKADGYSQPDSKRRQTNNQNWGSQPIAQQPLQGGDHSGNYGYKSDSNQEFYQDSFGQQWK, via the exons ATGAAGACACATCGACAGAGGGAGAAGCAAGGGACCAAAGTTACAGATTCCAACAAAGGaccagacgaaacaaaaattaaa GCTCTGCTTGAGAGAACCAGCTACACACTCGATGTCACGACGGGGCAGCGCAAATACGGTGGCCCTCCACCAGAGTCTGTCTACATTGGGACCCAGCCCACAATCGGCACAGAG ATATTTGTGGGTAAAATCCCACGAGACCTGTTCGAGGATGAGCTGGTGCCTCTTTTTGAAAAAGCTGGGCCCATCTGGGACCTGCGACTGATGATGGACCCGCTGAGTGGACTGAACCGCGGATATGCATTTGTCACTTTCTGCACTAAAGAGGCGGCACTAGAGGCTGTAAAGCTG TGTAACAATCACGAAATTCGACCAGGAAAGCAGATTGGTGTGTGTATATCGGTGGCCAACAACAGGCTCTTCGTGGGTTCTATTCCTAAGAACAAGACAAAAGAACAGATTGTCGAAGAATTCGCTAAAGTCACAG AGGGCCTGAATGATGTTATCCTGTACCACCAGCCTgatgacaaaaagaaaaacagagggTTCTGTTTCCTGGAGTATGAGGACCACAAGACAGCAGCGCAGGCCAGACGCAGGCTGATGAGTGGGAAGGTGAAAGTTTGGGGGAACGTTGTTACGGTGGAATGGGCTGACCCTATTGAGGACCCTGATCCAGAGGTCATGGCCAAG GTAAAGGTATTGTTTGTCCGGAACCTGGCAAACAGTGTAACAGAAGAAATACTTGAGAAATCCTTCGGCCAGTTCGGGAAGCTGGAACGAGTTAAGAAGCTGAAGGACTACGCTTTTATTCACTTTGACGAGAGGGATGGTGCTGTCAAG GCACTGGAGGAGTTAAATGGGAAGGATTTGGAGGGTGAAAACATTGAGATTGTCTTTGCGAAGCCCCCAGACCAGAAGAGGAAAGAACGCAAGGCCCAGAGACAAGCAGCCAAAACGcaaat GTATGACGATTACTACTACTACGGTCCCCCTCAAATGCCCCCTCCCGCCAGGGGGCGAGGGAGAGGCGGAGCCCGTGGTGGCTACTCCTACCCTCCTGACTATTATGGCTATGAAGATTACTACGACTATTATGGCTATGACTACCACAACTACCGGGGCGGCTACGAAGACCCATACTTTGGCTACGAAGACTTCCAGCCGCCAGCGCCCCGGGGGGGCCGTGGAGGTGCCAGGGGTGGAGCCAGAGGGGGTGTGTCCCCAGCACGAGGCAGAGGAGGGGCGGGCCCTCCACGAGGCAGGCCAGGATTTCCACAGCGTGGAGGCGGAGCTGGGCGTGGCCCGAGGGGTGGAGGAGGCATAGGAAGAGGAGGGCCGGCACCGAGGGTCCGCGGGGTACGTGGTGCGCGGGGTGGACGCGGTGGAAATATAGGAGGCAAGCGCAAAGCCGATGGCTACAGCCAGCCCGATTCCAAACGGCGCCAGACCAATAATCAGAACTGGGGCTCGCAACCTATTGCTCAACAGCCGCTGCAAGGTGGTGATCACTCTGGTAACTATGGTTACAAATCTGACAGCAACCAGGAGTTTTATCAGGATTCTTTTGGGCAACAGTGGAAGTAG
- the syncrip gene encoding heterogeneous nuclear ribonucleoprotein Q isoform X2, with product MATEHVNGNGTEEPMDTSAVTHSEHFQTLIEAGLPQKVAEKLDEIYIAGLVAHSDLDERAIEALKEFKEEGALQVLLQFKESDLSHVQNKSAFLCGVMKTHRQREKQGTKVTDSNKGPDETKIKALLERTSYTLDVTTGQRKYGGPPPESVYIGTQPTIGTEIFVGKIPRDLFEDELVPLFEKAGPIWDLRLMMDPLSGLNRGYAFVTFCTKEAALEAVKLCNNHEIRPGKQIGVCISVANNRLFVGSIPKNKTKEQIVEEFAKVTEGLNDVILYHQPDDKKKNRGFCFLEYEDHKTAAQARRRLMSGKVKVWGNVVTVEWADPIEDPDPEVMAKVKVLFVRNLANSVTEEILEKSFGQFGKLERVKKLKDYAFIHFDERDGAVKALEELNGKDLEGENIEIVFAKPPDQKRKERKAQRQAAKTQMYDDYYYYGPPQMPPPARGRGRGGARGGYSYPPDYYGYEDYYDYYGYDYHNYRGGYEDPYFGYEDFQPPAPRGGRGGARGGARGGVSPARGRGGAGPPRGRPGFPQRGGGAGRGPRGGGGIGRGGPAPRVRGQGKGLESGPEKSL from the exons ATGGCTACAGAACATGTAAATGGGAACGGTACGGAGGAACCGATGGACACATCTGCAGTTACCCACTCTGAGCACTTCCAGACTTTAATTGAGGCTGGGTTACCACAGAAAGTTGCTGAAAAGCTAGATGAAATTTACATAGCAG GCCTCGTAGCACATAGCGATCTGGATGAACGCGCCATTGAAGCCTTGAAGGAGTTTAAAGAGGAAGGTGCATTGCAGGTTCTGTTACAGTTTAAAGAAAGTGACCTATCTCATGTGCAA aacaaAAGTGCCTTTCTCTGTGGCGTGATGAAGACACATCGACAGAGGGAGAAGCAAGGGACCAAAGTTACAGATTCCAACAAAGGaccagacgaaacaaaaattaaa GCTCTGCTTGAGAGAACCAGCTACACACTCGATGTCACGACGGGGCAGCGCAAATACGGTGGCCCTCCACCAGAGTCTGTCTACATTGGGACCCAGCCCACAATCGGCACAGAG ATATTTGTGGGTAAAATCCCACGAGACCTGTTCGAGGATGAGCTGGTGCCTCTTTTTGAAAAAGCTGGGCCCATCTGGGACCTGCGACTGATGATGGACCCGCTGAGTGGACTGAACCGCGGATATGCATTTGTCACTTTCTGCACTAAAGAGGCGGCACTAGAGGCTGTAAAGCTG TGTAACAATCACGAAATTCGACCAGGAAAGCAGATTGGTGTGTGTATATCGGTGGCCAACAACAGGCTCTTCGTGGGTTCTATTCCTAAGAACAAGACAAAAGAACAGATTGTCGAAGAATTCGCTAAAGTCACAG AGGGCCTGAATGATGTTATCCTGTACCACCAGCCTgatgacaaaaagaaaaacagagggTTCTGTTTCCTGGAGTATGAGGACCACAAGACAGCAGCGCAGGCCAGACGCAGGCTGATGAGTGGGAAGGTGAAAGTTTGGGGGAACGTTGTTACGGTGGAATGGGCTGACCCTATTGAGGACCCTGATCCAGAGGTCATGGCCAAG GTAAAGGTATTGTTTGTCCGGAACCTGGCAAACAGTGTAACAGAAGAAATACTTGAGAAATCCTTCGGCCAGTTCGGGAAGCTGGAACGAGTTAAGAAGCTGAAGGACTACGCTTTTATTCACTTTGACGAGAGGGATGGTGCTGTCAAG GCACTGGAGGAGTTAAATGGGAAGGATTTGGAGGGTGAAAACATTGAGATTGTCTTTGCGAAGCCCCCAGACCAGAAGAGGAAAGAACGCAAGGCCCAGAGACAAGCAGCCAAAACGcaaat GTATGACGATTACTACTACTACGGTCCCCCTCAAATGCCCCCTCCCGCCAGGGGGCGAGGGAGAGGCGGAGCCCGTGGTGGCTACTCCTACCCTCCTGACTATTATGGCTATGAAGATTACTACGACTATTATGGCTATGACTACCACAACTACCGGGGCGGCTACGAAGACCCATACTTTGGCTACGAAGACTTCCAGCCGCCAGCGCCCCGGGGGGGCCGTGGAGGTGCCAGGGGTGGAGCCAGAGGGGGTGTGTCCCCAGCACGAGGCAGAGGAGGGGCGGGCCCTCCACGAGGCAGGCCAGGATTTCCACAGCGTGGAGGCGGAGCTGGGCGTGGCCCGAGGGGTGGAGGAGGCATAGGAAGAGGAGGGCCGGCACCGAGGGTCCGCGGG CAGGGGAAGGGGCTGGAGAGTGGTCCTGAAAAATCCCTCTGA
- the syncrip gene encoding heterogeneous nuclear ribonucleoprotein Q isoform X3, with the protein MATEHVNGNGTEEPMDTSAVTHSEHFQTLIEAGLPQKVAEKLDEIYIAGLVAHSDLDERAIEALKEFKEEGALQVLLQFKESDLSHVQNKSAFLCGVMKTHRQREKQGTKVTDSNKGPDETKIKALLERTSYTLDVTTGQRKYGGPPPESVYIGTQPTIGTEIFVGKIPRDLFEDELVPLFEKAGPIWDLRLMMDPLSGLNRGYAFVTFCTKEAALEAVKLCNNHEIRPGKQIGVCISVANNRLFVGSIPKNKTKEQIVEEFAKVTEGLNDVILYHQPDDKKKNRGFCFLEYEDHKTAAQARRRLMSGKVKVWGNVVTVEWADPIEDPDPEVMAKVKVLFVRNLANSVTEEILEKSFGQFGKLERVKKLKDYAFIHFDERDGAVKALEELNGKDLEGENIEIVFAKPPDQKRKERKAQRQAAKTQMYDDYYYYGPPQMPPPARGRGRGGARGGYSYPPDYYGYEDYYDYYGYDYHNYRGGYEDPYFGYEDFQPPAPRGGRGGARGGARGGVSPARGRGGAGPPRGRPGFPQRGGGAGRGPRGGGGIGRGGPAPRVRGGKGLESGPEKSL; encoded by the exons ATGGCTACAGAACATGTAAATGGGAACGGTACGGAGGAACCGATGGACACATCTGCAGTTACCCACTCTGAGCACTTCCAGACTTTAATTGAGGCTGGGTTACCACAGAAAGTTGCTGAAAAGCTAGATGAAATTTACATAGCAG GCCTCGTAGCACATAGCGATCTGGATGAACGCGCCATTGAAGCCTTGAAGGAGTTTAAAGAGGAAGGTGCATTGCAGGTTCTGTTACAGTTTAAAGAAAGTGACCTATCTCATGTGCAA aacaaAAGTGCCTTTCTCTGTGGCGTGATGAAGACACATCGACAGAGGGAGAAGCAAGGGACCAAAGTTACAGATTCCAACAAAGGaccagacgaaacaaaaattaaa GCTCTGCTTGAGAGAACCAGCTACACACTCGATGTCACGACGGGGCAGCGCAAATACGGTGGCCCTCCACCAGAGTCTGTCTACATTGGGACCCAGCCCACAATCGGCACAGAG ATATTTGTGGGTAAAATCCCACGAGACCTGTTCGAGGATGAGCTGGTGCCTCTTTTTGAAAAAGCTGGGCCCATCTGGGACCTGCGACTGATGATGGACCCGCTGAGTGGACTGAACCGCGGATATGCATTTGTCACTTTCTGCACTAAAGAGGCGGCACTAGAGGCTGTAAAGCTG TGTAACAATCACGAAATTCGACCAGGAAAGCAGATTGGTGTGTGTATATCGGTGGCCAACAACAGGCTCTTCGTGGGTTCTATTCCTAAGAACAAGACAAAAGAACAGATTGTCGAAGAATTCGCTAAAGTCACAG AGGGCCTGAATGATGTTATCCTGTACCACCAGCCTgatgacaaaaagaaaaacagagggTTCTGTTTCCTGGAGTATGAGGACCACAAGACAGCAGCGCAGGCCAGACGCAGGCTGATGAGTGGGAAGGTGAAAGTTTGGGGGAACGTTGTTACGGTGGAATGGGCTGACCCTATTGAGGACCCTGATCCAGAGGTCATGGCCAAG GTAAAGGTATTGTTTGTCCGGAACCTGGCAAACAGTGTAACAGAAGAAATACTTGAGAAATCCTTCGGCCAGTTCGGGAAGCTGGAACGAGTTAAGAAGCTGAAGGACTACGCTTTTATTCACTTTGACGAGAGGGATGGTGCTGTCAAG GCACTGGAGGAGTTAAATGGGAAGGATTTGGAGGGTGAAAACATTGAGATTGTCTTTGCGAAGCCCCCAGACCAGAAGAGGAAAGAACGCAAGGCCCAGAGACAAGCAGCCAAAACGcaaat GTATGACGATTACTACTACTACGGTCCCCCTCAAATGCCCCCTCCCGCCAGGGGGCGAGGGAGAGGCGGAGCCCGTGGTGGCTACTCCTACCCTCCTGACTATTATGGCTATGAAGATTACTACGACTATTATGGCTATGACTACCACAACTACCGGGGCGGCTACGAAGACCCATACTTTGGCTACGAAGACTTCCAGCCGCCAGCGCCCCGGGGGGGCCGTGGAGGTGCCAGGGGTGGAGCCAGAGGGGGTGTGTCCCCAGCACGAGGCAGAGGAGGGGCGGGCCCTCCACGAGGCAGGCCAGGATTTCCACAGCGTGGAGGCGGAGCTGGGCGTGGCCCGAGGGGTGGAGGAGGCATAGGAAGAGGAGGGCCGGCACCGAGGGTCCGCGGG GGGAAGGGGCTGGAGAGTGGTCCTGAAAAATCCCTCTGA